From a region of the bacterium genome:
- a CDS encoding NADH-quinone oxidoreductase subunit N: MISPPVVDLTLILPEMIVLGVALLVLMADLWLAPERRGYLVAASLVGVLAAAWVAAGAADGVSFAGMYVRDALTRVGQVVALAATGLGVLVAPEYLRRYNLNRGEYYVLVLTAGAGAMLMAASRDLLMLFLALETLSIPLYVLAAWARGNARSQEAGMKYFLLGAFASAFFLYGIALLYGETGTTRLPDLASALAQQPAGISAAAGVGLLTIGLGFKAALVPFHAWAPDVYEGAPLPAVAFMSVIAKIGAFVALLRVFPLALGALADQWTLVLGVLAALTMIVGNLAALAQSSYKRMLAYSSIAHAGYLLVGVATATPAAASAVMTYLAIYAAMGTGAFAVAVALERGGGEADRIEDYAGLAGRAPLLAAAGALFLISLAGLPPTGGFVAKLGIFAAAVETGSVAGLALALIGVLTSVVSVYYYMRVAYVMYAGEVDPPSGVRLHASPLVNVVLLITAAAVVYAGVLPGAVTSFAQQVGALLSRL, from the coding sequence ATGATTTCCCCTCCGGTTGTGGACCTGACCCTCATCCTGCCCGAGATGATCGTGCTGGGCGTCGCGCTCCTGGTGCTGATGGCGGATCTGTGGCTGGCGCCGGAGCGCCGAGGATACCTGGTGGCGGCAAGCCTGGTAGGTGTGCTCGCCGCGGCCTGGGTCGCGGCCGGGGCAGCAGATGGGGTCTCGTTTGCCGGGATGTACGTGCGCGATGCCCTCACGCGCGTCGGCCAGGTCGTGGCGCTGGCGGCGACCGGGCTCGGCGTGCTCGTCGCCCCTGAGTACCTCCGGCGGTACAACCTGAACCGCGGAGAGTACTACGTGCTGGTCCTGACCGCAGGCGCCGGCGCGATGCTGATGGCGGCCAGCCGCGATCTGCTGATGCTGTTCCTGGCGTTGGAGACGCTCTCCATCCCGCTCTACGTGCTGGCGGCCTGGGCGCGCGGCAACGCCCGGTCCCAGGAAGCCGGCATGAAGTACTTCCTGCTCGGCGCGTTTGCCAGTGCGTTCTTCCTGTACGGAATCGCGCTGCTCTACGGCGAGACCGGCACGACCCGTCTCCCCGACCTCGCCTCCGCGCTTGCGCAGCAGCCCGCGGGCATCTCTGCCGCGGCCGGTGTGGGGCTGCTGACCATAGGCCTGGGGTTCAAGGCCGCGCTGGTGCCGTTCCACGCCTGGGCGCCCGACGTATACGAGGGCGCGCCGCTTCCCGCGGTTGCGTTCATGTCGGTCATCGCCAAGATCGGCGCGTTCGTAGCGCTGCTGCGGGTGTTTCCGCTGGCGCTGGGCGCACTGGCCGACCAGTGGACCTTGGTGCTCGGAGTGCTGGCCGCGCTGACCATGATCGTCGGCAATCTGGCCGCGCTGGCGCAGTCCAGCTACAAGCGGATGCTGGCGTACTCGAGCATCGCCCACGCCGGCTACCTGCTGGTGGGCGTGGCGACCGCGACGCCGGCCGCGGCGTCGGCGGTGATGACCTACCTGGCGATCTACGCGGCGATGGGCACCGGCGCCTTTGCGGTGGCCGTGGCGCTGGAGCGCGGCGGGGGAGAGGCCGACCGGATCGAGGACTACGCGGGATTGGCAGGCCGCGCGCCTCTGCTGGCCGCGGCCGGGGCGCTGTTTCTGATCTCGCTGGCAGGGCTTCCGCCGACAGGCGGCTTCGTGGCAAAGCTGGGCATCTTCGCCGCGGCGGTCGAGACCGGCAGTGTGGCGGGCCTGGCGCTGGCTTTGATCGGGGTGCTGACCAGCGTCGTCTCGGTGTACTACTACATGCGCGTGGCCTACGTGATGTACGCTGGCGAGGTCGACCCCCCCAGCGGTGTGCGCCTGCACGCAAGCCCGTTGGTGAACGTTGTGCTGCTCATCACCGCCGCCGCCGTTGTCTATGCTGGCGTTCTGCCGGGGGCGGTTACCTCATTTGCGCAACAGGTGGGCGCGCTGCTCTCCAGGCTCTAG
- a CDS encoding NADH-quinone oxidoreductase subunit J, whose product MEWVIFVPAAATAVAGGVAVITARQPVHSAIALLVVLAAMAVNYLLLAAQFIAVLQVIIYAGAIVVLFLFVIMLLHARSGEGPVEKLPRQRGAAAVFAALFLAALLAGSLAAARPLAPAPEGFGTAQQVGEALFVTYLLPFEMASVILMVGIVAAVVVVKRGPPAGRGGR is encoded by the coding sequence ATGGAGTGGGTCATCTTCGTCCCGGCCGCAGCGACGGCCGTCGCCGGAGGGGTGGCCGTGATCACCGCGCGCCAGCCCGTGCACAGCGCGATCGCGCTTCTGGTGGTCCTGGCCGCGATGGCGGTCAACTACCTGCTGCTGGCCGCGCAGTTCATCGCCGTACTCCAGGTGATCATCTACGCCGGCGCGATCGTGGTGTTGTTCCTCTTCGTGATCATGTTGCTGCACGCCAGGTCGGGCGAGGGCCCGGTTGAGAAGTTGCCGCGCCAGCGCGGCGCGGCGGCGGTCTTCGCGGCGTTGTTCCTGGCGGCCCTGCTTGCCGGCAGCCTGGCGGCGGCGAGACCGTTGGCGCCTGCACCCGAGGGGTTCGGCACGGCTCAGCAGGTGGGCGAAGCTCTGTTCGTGACGTACCTGCTGCCGTTCGAGATGGCGTCGGTGATCCTGATGGTGGGCATCGTCGCCGCGGTGGTCGTGGTCAAACGAGGGCCGCCCGCCGGAAGAGGAGGGCGGTAG
- the nuoI gene encoding NADH-quinone oxidoreductase subunit NuoI: protein MPGLFRQSIALLRGLLITGRYLFRPPVTILYPEVKTRVAPRFKGRHWLTLYADGVERCVGCELCVIVCPSQAIYVRAAENTPERQISKGERHADQFQINMLRCIFCGFCEEACPTGSIVLGQDYELAGYSRASLIYTKPMLTEPYPGASGRDPGREV, encoded by the coding sequence GTGCCGGGCCTGTTCAGGCAGTCCATCGCGCTCCTGCGGGGCCTCCTGATTACCGGCCGGTACCTGTTCCGGCCTCCGGTGACCATTCTGTACCCGGAGGTCAAGACTCGGGTCGCGCCGCGGTTCAAGGGGCGGCACTGGTTGACGCTCTATGCCGACGGCGTTGAGCGCTGTGTGGGGTGCGAGCTCTGCGTGATAGTCTGCCCGTCCCAGGCGATCTACGTGAGGGCCGCGGAGAACACGCCCGAACGCCAGATCAGCAAGGGCGAGCGCCACGCCGACCAGTTCCAGATCAACATGCTGCGGTGCATCTTCTGCGGCTTCTGCGAGGAGGCCTGTCCCACCGGCTCCATCGTGCTGGGGCAGGACTACGAGCTGGCCGGCTACTCGCGCGCCTCGCTGATCTACACGAAGCCGATGCTGACCGAGCCCTACCCCGGAGCCTCGGGCCGCGATCCGGGGCGGGAGGTGTAG
- a CDS encoding NADH-quinone oxidoreductase subunit M, producing MLTMLIFLPLAGALGIALLPRGREGAVRWAGLGVSLLVLLAAARVFQAFDASSGAMQMVEQAPWVPALGISYRVGVDGISLLLVGLTAVIFPIALLSSWAAIADRVKAFTMAILGLETAVLGTFLSLDLILFYVFWEAVLIPMAFLIALWGGPNRRYAAIKFFLYTMAASVLMLIAIIATHVLGAVLLWERTFDIERLATMVLPVRTQGWLFAAFALAFAVKVPIWPLHTWLPDAHTEAPTAGSVILAAILLKMGTYGFMRFGPALFPDALVASAPLLAALAIVGILYGAAVSWAQTDLKRLIAFSSVSHLGFVMLGIAAMNEQGFQGALIQMVNHGVSTGALFLIVGVLYDRTHSREIADYGGVAARMPRFAAIFTIVLLSSAALPGTNGFVGEFLILLGAFRTSTWWAALGVGGVILSAVYLLWAYQQVMHGPLVAKHPERLVELTRREVLVFVPLIALIFAIGVYPKPLLDRSEAAVQAALERLNRVVRVQR from the coding sequence ATGCTGACGATGCTGATCTTCCTTCCGCTGGCCGGCGCGCTGGGTATCGCGCTGCTGCCGCGCGGGCGGGAGGGGGCCGTGCGCTGGGCCGGGCTGGGCGTGAGCCTCCTGGTGTTGCTGGCCGCGGCGAGGGTGTTCCAGGCGTTTGACGCGTCCTCCGGCGCGATGCAGATGGTGGAGCAGGCGCCGTGGGTGCCGGCGCTCGGGATCAGCTACCGCGTGGGAGTGGACGGGATCTCGCTGCTGCTGGTCGGCCTGACCGCCGTGATCTTCCCGATCGCGCTGCTCAGCTCGTGGGCGGCGATTGCCGATCGTGTCAAGGCATTCACGATGGCGATCCTGGGTCTGGAGACCGCGGTGCTCGGCACTTTCCTGAGTCTCGACCTCATCCTCTTCTACGTATTCTGGGAAGCGGTCCTCATCCCCATGGCGTTCCTCATCGCGCTCTGGGGCGGGCCCAACCGCCGCTACGCCGCGATCAAGTTCTTCCTGTACACGATGGCGGCCAGCGTGCTGATGTTGATCGCGATTATCGCGACGCACGTGCTGGGAGCCGTGCTCCTGTGGGAGCGCACTTTCGACATAGAGCGCCTGGCCACGATGGTGCTGCCCGTCCGCACGCAGGGATGGCTGTTTGCCGCTTTCGCCCTGGCCTTCGCCGTGAAGGTGCCGATCTGGCCGCTGCACACCTGGCTTCCAGACGCGCACACCGAGGCGCCGACCGCGGGCAGCGTGATCCTGGCCGCTATTCTATTGAAGATGGGAACCTACGGGTTCATGCGGTTTGGGCCGGCGCTGTTCCCCGATGCCCTGGTGGCGTCGGCGCCCCTGCTGGCCGCTCTGGCGATAGTCGGGATCCTCTACGGCGCCGCGGTCTCGTGGGCGCAGACCGACCTGAAGCGCCTGATCGCGTTCAGCAGCGTCAGCCACCTGGGGTTCGTGATGCTGGGGATTGCGGCGATGAACGAGCAGGGATTCCAGGGCGCGCTCATCCAGATGGTCAACCACGGCGTCAGCACCGGCGCACTGTTCCTCATCGTGGGCGTGCTATACGACCGGACGCACTCGCGCGAGATCGCCGACTACGGCGGCGTGGCCGCGCGCATGCCCAGGTTTGCCGCGATCTTTACGATCGTGTTGCTCTCCTCGGCTGCGCTGCCCGGGACCAACGGCTTCGTGGGCGAGTTCCTGATACTGCTCGGCGCCTTCCGAACCTCGACCTGGTGGGCCGCGCTGGGTGTAGGTGGGGTGATCCTGTCCGCGGTCTACCTGCTGTGGGCCTACCAGCAGGTGATGCACGGGCCGCTGGTGGCGAAGCATCCCGAGCGGCTCGTGGAGCTCACCCGGCGGGAGGTGCTGGTGTTTGTGCCGCTGATCGCCCTCATCTTCGCCATCGGCGTCTATCCCAAGCCGCTGCTGGACCGGTCGGAGGCCGCGGTTCAGGCAGCGCTTGAGCGGCTCAACCGTGTCGTGAGGGTGCAGCGATGA
- a CDS encoding M1 family aminopeptidase yields the protein MGILARARKAVILVLAVLLVGWPSSLPAVGQIVLEDVVARGFEVAVSITPVDLSLEMVGGDLRFLSRGTLRGTARVALEITAEQPVSRVRMDLSSVLTVRSVQAEGARVAFTRTGSQLLLTFDPALSPKARQTVTIEYDGQPLFLYNEFVLLHTNALYPVLVSPFGDYSTNMGRVSVQVTAPTGFAAVSTGRQVSAEGNVVRWDSEVEVPWVALAGGRRHRRVDRTAGGVRMQIYVIPGEERNLDKLAGFTGQAVEFFGRLLYPFPYAELKVVSLIVVGGGIGYPALLLIDDRAFSGTMPGALNRDSWLFLLMAHEAAHSYVPSRTVPKGVGFVWLSEGFAEYLALMAVEAVMGPEAFARELQEERDDYAVIAGKPEDRSIASFTFANYGPRASRRVIYSKGSLVLHMLRFVIGDYAFRRSLAAFFQRTRGRAARVDEFREVAEEISGAKLEWFFDQWISQVVLPDYVVASASTTRTDEGEFRTTATIRNTGTGTMPVEVAFGTGEGRVVRRVEVPGGGEIAVAVTTPATIKEVEVDPGKWLIQSNYKNDRFEIR from the coding sequence ATGGGGATCCTGGCGCGTGCCCGCAAGGCGGTGATTTTGGTACTGGCAGTCTTGTTGGTCGGTTGGCCGTCTTCTCTGCCGGCGGTCGGCCAGATCGTCCTAGAGGACGTGGTTGCCCGCGGGTTCGAGGTCGCTGTTTCGATCACGCCGGTTGACCTGAGTCTGGAGATGGTGGGAGGCGATCTGCGTTTCCTGAGCCGGGGCACACTGCGCGGGACCGCCCGGGTCGCCCTGGAGATCACGGCTGAACAGCCGGTCTCTCGGGTCAGGATGGACCTGTCGTCTGTGCTGACCGTGCGTTCGGTACAGGCCGAGGGCGCCAGGGTTGCCTTCACACGGACGGGTTCACAACTGCTTCTAACCTTTGACCCGGCGCTGTCTCCCAAGGCGCGCCAGACCGTGACCATCGAGTACGACGGACAGCCTCTCTTTCTTTACAACGAGTTTGTGCTGCTGCACACCAACGCCCTGTACCCGGTTCTGGTCAGCCCGTTCGGCGATTACTCCACCAACATGGGCCGGGTGAGCGTCCAGGTCACCGCTCCGACGGGTTTTGCGGCCGTGTCCACGGGCCGGCAGGTCTCCGCAGAGGGGAACGTGGTGCGGTGGGACTCCGAGGTCGAGGTGCCGTGGGTCGCGCTGGCCGGAGGCAGGCGGCACCGGCGGGTGGACCGGACCGCCGGCGGCGTGCGGATGCAGATCTACGTGATCCCGGGCGAGGAGCGCAACCTCGACAAGCTGGCCGGCTTCACCGGGCAGGCCGTGGAGTTCTTCGGCCGGCTGCTGTACCCGTTTCCGTATGCCGAGCTGAAGGTGGTCTCGCTGATCGTGGTCGGCGGGGGCATAGGGTACCCTGCGCTGCTGCTGATTGACGACCGTGCTTTCAGCGGCACGATGCCCGGCGCGCTCAACCGTGACTCGTGGCTCTTCCTCCTGATGGCACACGAGGCCGCCCACTCCTACGTGCCCAGCCGGACCGTGCCCAAGGGGGTGGGGTTCGTCTGGCTGTCGGAGGGGTTCGCCGAGTACCTGGCTCTTATGGCCGTAGAGGCCGTGATGGGGCCGGAGGCGTTTGCCCGTGAGCTGCAGGAGGAGAGGGACGACTACGCCGTGATCGCCGGCAAGCCAGAGGACAGGTCAATCGCATCGTTCACGTTCGCCAACTACGGGCCGCGCGCTTCGCGCCGCGTGATCTACTCCAAGGGGAGCCTGGTGCTCCACATGCTGCGGTTCGTGATAGGGGACTATGCGTTCCGGCGCTCGCTGGCGGCCTTCTTCCAGCGGACCCGAGGGCGGGCGGCGCGCGTGGACGAGTTCCGGGAGGTGGCGGAGGAGATCTCCGGAGCGAAGCTCGAATGGTTCTTCGACCAGTGGATTTCCCAGGTCGTACTGCCCGACTACGTTGTGGCCTCTGCCTCCACGACCCGGACGGATGAGGGTGAGTTCCGAACCACCGCGACGATCCGCAACACGGGCACCGGCACGATGCCTGTGGAGGTGGCGTTTGGCACCGGTGAAGGCCGGGTGGTGCGCCGCGTCGAGGTGCCCGGGGGCGGCGAGATCGCGGTGGCGGTTACGACCCCGGCTACGATCAAGGAGGTCGAGGTTGATCCAGGTAAATGGCTGATCCAGTCGAACTATAAGAACGACAGGTTCGAAATCCGATAA
- the lgt gene encoding prolipoprotein diacylglyceryl transferase produces the protein MDPVLIQIGPLAIRWYGVMLAATIAVSIFVAYRVGPRFGVSAPVLDQTIVTFVIVALAGARLGYVLSHPAGFRNLVEIIRLDHGGLTSHGAIVAGLLYLAWAARRHGISVWSLADTFGWAIPIGNILVRFGNFANGELYGDPTTLPWGVRFPTAPDLPRHPLQIYEMIFAAVILLAVRKIALNRRFEGQVFWTIVVVTSIGRLFLDALRSDVRAVGFLTLGQIPAVLLIAWGAWVLVRGGARAKRAA, from the coding sequence ATGGACCCGGTGCTCATTCAGATCGGCCCCCTGGCGATCCGGTGGTACGGCGTGATGCTGGCCGCCACGATTGCCGTCAGCATTTTCGTTGCCTACCGCGTTGGACCGCGGTTCGGAGTCTCCGCCCCGGTCCTGGATCAAACAATCGTGACCTTCGTCATCGTGGCCCTGGCCGGCGCACGCCTGGGGTATGTGCTCTCCCATCCGGCGGGATTCCGCAACCTCGTGGAGATCATCCGCCTGGACCACGGAGGGCTGACCTCGCACGGCGCGATCGTCGCGGGCCTGCTCTACCTCGCCTGGGCGGCGCGTCGCCACGGCATCTCGGTATGGTCCCTGGCCGACACCTTCGGCTGGGCGATCCCGATCGGTAACATCCTGGTGCGGTTCGGCAACTTCGCCAACGGCGAGCTCTACGGCGATCCCACGACCCTTCCCTGGGGCGTGCGGTTCCCCACAGCGCCCGACCTGCCGCGGCATCCACTTCAGATCTACGAGATGATCTTCGCCGCGGTCATCTTGCTGGCCGTCCGGAAGATCGCCTTGAACCGGCGGTTCGAAGGGCAGGTGTTCTGGACGATTGTGGTGGTTACTTCGATCGGCCGGCTCTTCCTGGATGCGCTGCGCAGCGATGTGAGGGCTGTGGGATTCCTTACCCTGGGACAGATCCCGGCCGTGCTGTTGATCGCCTGGGGAGCGTGGGTGTTGGTGCGGGGCGGTGCCAGGGCGAAGCGGGCAGCCTAG
- the nuoH gene encoding NADH-quinone oxidoreductase subunit NuoH, with protein MISVVLVAAIKSVLILATVLAGFAYATLLERRLLARFQLRHGPNRVGPFGLFQPIADGIKLIFKENFVPAAADRFVYWLAPTISMVAALFVYAVIPIGPDIRFFGTTVPLYVADVNVGILLVLGASSIGVYGVILGGWSSNNKYALLGCLRSGAQLISYELAIGLAVVSVVLTAGSLSLVDIVNAQQRLWFVAFQPVGFLIFFIGALAETNRAPFDLPEAEQELIAGFHTEYGGFKFAMFYAGEYVGVITMSLLVTTLFLGGWHGPLLPGPLWVAIKTFAFVCLFIWIRATMPRVRHDQLMAFGWKVLVPLGLLNVVATAVIVALVGG; from the coding sequence GTGATCTCGGTCGTTCTAGTTGCCGCGATCAAGAGCGTCCTTATCCTGGCAACGGTGCTGGCCGGATTTGCGTACGCGACCCTGCTGGAGAGGCGGCTGCTCGCCCGCTTCCAGCTGCGCCACGGCCCCAACCGGGTCGGCCCGTTCGGGCTGTTCCAGCCCATTGCCGACGGGATCAAGCTGATCTTCAAGGAGAACTTTGTGCCGGCGGCCGCCGACCGGTTCGTCTACTGGCTCGCACCCACCATCTCGATGGTCGCCGCGCTGTTCGTCTACGCCGTGATCCCCATCGGGCCGGATATCCGCTTCTTCGGAACCACGGTGCCGCTCTACGTCGCCGACGTCAATGTGGGCATCCTGCTGGTGCTCGGCGCCTCGTCCATCGGCGTGTACGGCGTAATCCTGGGCGGCTGGTCGTCCAACAACAAGTATGCGCTGCTGGGCTGTCTCCGGTCGGGCGCCCAGTTGATCAGCTACGAGCTGGCCATCGGGCTGGCCGTGGTTTCCGTGGTCTTGACCGCGGGATCGCTCAGTCTGGTGGACATCGTGAACGCGCAGCAGCGGCTCTGGTTCGTGGCTTTCCAGCCGGTGGGGTTCCTGATCTTCTTCATAGGCGCGCTCGCCGAAACGAATCGCGCGCCGTTCGACCTGCCCGAGGCAGAGCAGGAACTGATCGCCGGGTTCCACACGGAATACGGCGGCTTCAAGTTCGCGATGTTCTACGCCGGCGAGTACGTCGGCGTCATCACGATGAGTCTGCTTGTCACCACGCTGTTCCTCGGTGGGTGGCACGGGCCGCTGCTGCCCGGCCCCCTATGGGTGGCGATCAAGACCTTCGCATTCGTGTGCCTGTTCATCTGGATTCGGGCAACGATGCCGCGGGTTCGCCACGATCAGTTGATGGCCTTCGGTTGGAAGGTACTGGTCCCGCTCGGCCTGCTGAACGTCGTCGCCACGGCCGTGATCGTAGCGCTGGTGGGAGGGTAG
- the nuoL gene encoding NADH-quinone oxidoreductase subunit L, which translates to MSFVPLILVWPLLGWLVNGLAGRRFSRTVSGLVACATVGASFATAALALAAYVQASAAQAASAAEGASQTALSVIVPLFTWLGAGDLWVQASLQVDALSLTMALVVSGVGFLIHVYSIGYMAHDPDVSRYFAYLNLFIFAMLLLVMAGNLLVLFVGWELVGVCSYLLIGFWFARPAAAAAGRKAFVVNRIGDAAFLLGLFLLFTALGTLDIPEIRNRVGELPDGLRLAAALLLFAGATGKSAQLPLHVWLPDAMEGPTPVSALIHAATMVTAGVFLVARLDTLFLSSPNALAVIAIIGALTAFYAATVALRQHDLKRVLAYSTISQLGYMFVAMGALAPAIGIFHLVTHAFFKALLFLSAGSVMHAMHDVIDMRRLGGLARTVRWTAAGFIIGGLALAGIPPFAGFFSKDLILEHAFALGMASGNYIPYALGLLTAFVTAVYITRAVALTFFGAPAEAGAHPHESPPVMLWPMALLAVLSVAGGALGAHAAGEPLLRFLAPLLGAAEVEGAAAPHPPAAILMGVSVAVAFAGVLTGWIVHRNRRDPHLGAMGTLLEQRWYVDALYDRSIVAPGHATGRWMAGPVDLGVIDAAVNGVGRLFAALGAASRRLQTGYARQYALSVLIGAVLIVGYWILR; encoded by the coding sequence ATGAGCTTCGTGCCCTTGATTCTGGTGTGGCCGCTGCTGGGCTGGCTCGTCAACGGGCTGGCGGGCCGCCGGTTCTCCCGCACCGTCTCGGGGCTGGTGGCGTGCGCGACGGTCGGGGCGAGCTTCGCCACCGCGGCGCTGGCGCTGGCGGCCTACGTGCAGGCCTCGGCGGCACAGGCTGCATCCGCGGCAGAGGGAGCATCGCAGACGGCGCTGTCGGTGATTGTGCCGCTGTTCACCTGGCTGGGCGCGGGCGACCTGTGGGTCCAGGCCAGCCTGCAGGTGGATGCCCTGTCGCTGACCATGGCGCTGGTCGTTTCCGGTGTCGGGTTCCTTATCCACGTCTACTCGATCGGCTACATGGCGCACGACCCAGACGTTTCGCGGTATTTCGCCTACCTGAACCTGTTCATCTTTGCCATGCTACTGCTGGTTATGGCCGGCAACCTGCTGGTGCTGTTCGTGGGCTGGGAGCTGGTGGGGGTGTGCTCCTACCTGCTGATCGGGTTCTGGTTCGCGCGGCCGGCCGCGGCGGCGGCGGGGCGCAAGGCGTTCGTGGTCAACCGGATCGGCGACGCTGCGTTCCTGCTGGGGCTGTTCCTGCTCTTCACCGCGCTGGGCACGCTGGACATCCCGGAGATCCGCAACCGCGTGGGCGAGTTGCCGGACGGCCTGAGGCTGGCAGCCGCTCTGCTGTTGTTCGCAGGGGCCACCGGCAAGTCGGCGCAGCTCCCGCTGCACGTCTGGCTGCCCGACGCCATGGAAGGGCCGACCCCTGTCTCGGCCCTGATCCACGCCGCCACCATGGTGACCGCGGGGGTGTTCCTGGTCGCCCGCCTGGATACGTTGTTCCTGTCGTCGCCGAATGCCCTGGCGGTGATCGCCATCATCGGCGCCCTCACGGCGTTCTACGCCGCAACGGTGGCGCTGCGGCAGCACGACCTCAAGCGGGTGCTGGCCTACTCCACGATCAGCCAGCTCGGCTACATGTTCGTGGCGATGGGCGCGCTCGCGCCGGCGATAGGCATCTTCCACCTGGTGACACACGCGTTCTTCAAGGCGCTGCTGTTCCTCTCCGCCGGCAGCGTGATGCACGCGATGCACGACGTGATTGACATGCGGCGTCTGGGCGGACTGGCCCGGACGGTGCGTTGGACCGCGGCCGGCTTTATCATCGGCGGCCTGGCGCTGGCCGGGATCCCGCCGTTCGCCGGCTTCTTCAGCAAGGACCTGATCCTGGAGCACGCCTTCGCGCTGGGCATGGCCAGCGGCAACTACATTCCCTATGCGCTGGGCCTGCTGACCGCTTTCGTGACCGCGGTCTACATCACGCGGGCGGTGGCGCTTACCTTCTTTGGCGCACCCGCCGAGGCGGGCGCCCATCCCCACGAATCCCCGCCGGTCATGCTGTGGCCGATGGCGCTCCTGGCGGTTCTGTCGGTGGCCGGCGGGGCGTTGGGTGCGCATGCCGCCGGCGAGCCGCTCCTGCGCTTCCTGGCACCCCTGCTCGGCGCCGCGGAGGTAGAGGGCGCGGCGGCGCCGCACCCCCCGGCCGCGATCTTGATGGGCGTATCGGTTGCGGTGGCGTTTGCGGGCGTGCTGACCGGCTGGATCGTCCACAGGAACCGGCGCGATCCCCACCTGGGGGCGATGGGCACGCTGCTGGAGCAGCGCTGGTACGTTGACGCGCTCTACGACCGGAGCATCGTCGCCCCCGGCCACGCGACGGGCCGCTGGATGGCCGGCCCGGTGGATCTTGGAGTGATTGACGCGGCGGTGAACGGGGTGGGCCGTCTGTTCGCGGCGCTGGGAGCCGCATCCCGCCGGCTGCAGACCGGCTACGCCCGGCAGTACGCGCTCAGCGTGCTGATCGGCGCGGTGTTGATCGTTGGGTATTGGATCCTGAGGTAG
- the nuoK gene encoding NADH-quinone oxidoreductase subunit NuoK, with protein MVPTSAYLALSAVLFTIGVVGVLVRRNALIVFMSIELMLNSVNLAFIAFARQHLGIDGQVIVFFVLVVAAVEVVVGLALIVEIFRSRSTVDIDDVDLLRG; from the coding sequence GTGGTACCGACCTCGGCCTACCTGGCGCTCAGCGCGGTGCTATTCACCATTGGCGTCGTGGGGGTGCTGGTCCGCCGCAACGCCCTGATCGTGTTCATGTCCATCGAGCTGATGCTGAACTCGGTGAACCTGGCCTTCATTGCGTTTGCCAGGCAGCACCTTGGTATTGACGGGCAGGTGATCGTGTTCTTCGTGCTGGTGGTCGCGGCGGTGGAGGTCGTCGTGGGGCTGGCGCTTATCGTGGAGATCTTCCGGTCGCGGTCCACCGTGGACATTGACGACGTGGATCTGCTGCGGGGTTAG
- a CDS encoding peptide deformylase, translating to MLDVLPDVLPLGDPRLRLVSARVGDLTDPSFALDARRLVETLEAFRARHGFGRGIAAPQIGVARRFIALNLGQGPFVIANPEITWASAQTFTMWDDCMCFPYLLVRVRRHLSISVRYTDEQGQEREWVRLDQPTSELLQHEIDHLNGVLAIDLAIDRDSIISRAAFEASPDLFRAQVDYAIGG from the coding sequence ATGCTGGACGTGCTGCCGGATGTGCTGCCGTTGGGCGATCCCAGGCTCAGGCTCGTCTCCGCCCGCGTCGGTGACCTGACCGACCCATCGTTCGCACTGGACGCCCGGCGCCTGGTGGAGACGCTTGAGGCATTCCGCGCGCGGCACGGGTTCGGGCGGGGGATAGCGGCGCCTCAAATCGGCGTTGCCCGGCGCTTCATCGCCCTGAACCTGGGGCAGGGGCCGTTCGTCATCGCAAACCCCGAGATCACCTGGGCCAGCGCGCAGACCTTTACCATGTGGGACGACTGCATGTGCTTTCCCTACCTCCTGGTCCGGGTGCGGCGTCATCTGTCCATCTCGGTCCGCTACACCGATGAGCAGGGGCAGGAACGCGAATGGGTCCGGCTCGACCAGCCCACCTCGGAGCTGCTGCAGCACGAGATTGACCACCTGAACGGCGTTCTAGCCATTGACCTGGCCATAGATCGCGACTCGATCATCAGCCGTGCGGCGTTCGAGGCCTCCCCGGACCTGTTTCGCGCGCAGGTAGACTACGCCATAGGGGGCTAG